The following coding sequences lie in one Capnocytophaga stomatis genomic window:
- a CDS encoding coiled-coil domain-containing protein produces MKKRLRIAVLYKVIALLILFLAEPIYGQDFSKEIESYLEDSETFRGEGKLKEVYNALKKAESKAKNKHRDYLPQVYSEYVKYFFAIKNSNSAKEYMQKARNEAEKSNSAQALAYGYYTKAYYYNYLDIRNLAVENCQLALTIAEENKIESLKPRLYYILYGAYSSVEDASLARKYAQKTIETADKAHNYNLLSNGYSAMSTVMGYLYKKERNEAFKDSILIYLQRSAEVYKQYPNKVSSITYGITNINIADFYFQSGSLSDSNTLANIQKHTAIALEVSQGKSNTASIQANAKGLLAEIALQQGNTSEAEKLLTEAFVEISKQQPVIDYYTLIALAEALSQLYEKSGNLEKALYLKNEKEKYKAKLHDQTQQEQILRLEAEFENQQIKQEIETISQLAESRKQLNYLYIGISFLALIALIFVVRNQQNKSKLQTEKQLRLEKEKDEAEARALLKEKERRLLSIQKSQMEREIKMQLRLEKEEQARLKAEQELLQLKNEQMQKEVLANALQIDRKNKLLEEIKDKIKQEGNTFNIDRVLKKEKFLDDTIEQTVKEFQDIHPDFFNKLSELSANKLTSLDLKYCAYMYLKLSTKEIASAFNVEPKSIRMSKYRIKQKLNLEKEENLEEFLQSLTA; encoded by the coding sequence ATGAAAAAAAGACTCCGAATAGCTGTTTTATATAAAGTTATCGCATTATTGATACTTTTTTTGGCTGAACCTATTTACGGACAAGATTTCTCGAAAGAAATTGAGAGTTATCTGGAAGATAGTGAAACATTCCGAGGAGAAGGAAAGCTAAAAGAAGTTTACAATGCCCTTAAAAAAGCCGAATCAAAGGCTAAAAACAAACATAGAGATTATTTACCGCAAGTTTACTCGGAATATGTGAAGTATTTTTTCGCCATAAAGAACTCCAATTCGGCTAAAGAATATATGCAGAAAGCCAGAAATGAAGCTGAAAAGTCTAATTCCGCTCAAGCACTCGCTTACGGATATTACACTAAGGCTTATTACTATAACTATCTTGACATACGCAACCTCGCCGTTGAAAACTGTCAGTTGGCTTTAACCATCGCAGAAGAAAATAAGATTGAATCACTTAAACCAAGGCTCTATTACATTCTCTATGGGGCTTATTCAAGTGTGGAAGATGCTTCTCTTGCCCGAAAATATGCTCAAAAGACTATCGAAACCGCCGATAAGGCTCATAATTACAATCTTCTTTCCAATGGTTATTCGGCAATGTCCACCGTTATGGGATATTTGTACAAAAAAGAACGAAATGAAGCCTTTAAAGACAGTATCCTGATTTATTTACAGAGGTCTGCGGAAGTTTACAAGCAATATCCGAATAAAGTAAGCTCAATCACGTACGGAATAACGAATATCAACATTGCGGATTTCTATTTCCAAAGCGGAAGTCTCTCCGACTCAAATACTTTAGCCAATATCCAGAAGCACACCGCAATTGCCCTTGAAGTATCGCAAGGAAAAAGCAACACTGCTTCAATTCAAGCCAATGCAAAAGGACTTTTGGCGGAAATCGCTCTGCAGCAAGGAAATACCTCTGAGGCTGAAAAACTTCTGACAGAAGCCTTTGTTGAAATCAGTAAGCAACAACCCGTTATCGATTATTACACGCTCATTGCTCTTGCCGAAGCCCTATCACAACTCTACGAAAAAAGCGGAAATCTTGAAAAAGCTCTTTACCTAAAAAACGAAAAAGAGAAATACAAAGCCAAGCTCCACGACCAAACCCAACAAGAACAGATACTCCGCCTCGAAGCCGAGTTTGAAAACCAACAAATAAAACAAGAAATAGAAACCATATCACAATTAGCCGAAAGCAGAAAACAACTTAATTACCTCTACATAGGCATCTCTTTTTTAGCTTTGATTGCTCTTATCTTTGTCGTGAGAAATCAACAAAACAAATCAAAACTACAAACCGAAAAACAACTCCGACTTGAAAAAGAAAAGGACGAAGCCGAAGCACGTGCTTTGCTCAAAGAAAAAGAACGAAGATTGCTTTCTATCCAAAAATCGCAAATGGAACGGGAAATAAAAATGCAGTTAAGGCTTGAGAAAGAAGAACAAGCCCGCTTAAAAGCAGAACAAGAGCTCTTGCAACTCAAAAATGAACAAATGCAAAAAGAAGTTCTGGCAAATGCACTCCAAATCGACCGAAAAAATAAACTTTTGGAAGAAATCAAGGATAAAATCAAACAGGAAGGAAACACTTTCAACATCGACCGTGTTTTGAAAAAAGAAAAATTCTTAGATGACACTATCGAGCAAACCGTTAAGGAATTTCAGGACATTCATCCTGATTTTTTTAACAAACTCAGTGAACTTTCAGCCAACAAACTCACTTCCCTTGACCTGAAATATTGTGCTTATATGTATTTGAAACTCTCCACGAAAGAAATTGCCTCTGCCTTTAATGTGGAGCCAAAGAGCATCCGAATGAGCAAGTATCGCATCAAACAAAAACTAAACTTAGAAAAGGAAGAAAATTTAGAAGAGTTTTTACAAAGCCTGACAGCGTAA
- a CDS encoding SPFH domain-containing protein, which translates to MSNPDSKLPYLEIIEWVEPDPNLLMWKVPDQDKEIKNGAKLIVRESQSVLFLNEGNIADIFTAGTHSLSTQNIPILSKLKGWKYGFESPFKADVYYFSTKQFVNLKWGTPAPVLMRDSQFGQVRVRAFGSYNVKIADIAKFFKEYAGTYPLLTVFELEAQLRDFIAPKFGEALSNTNLSVVDVAGNMTDLSNKIRPMIEPYFSDFGIEITQFTVSSVTLPQEVTEFYDKATSMNIIGDMNRFQQFNTANAIGNDRSNLNSSVKEGVAMGMMMGTMQQQMQQNQSVNSDEPTTKLQKLKTLFENGLIDEEEYKAKKAEILANF; encoded by the coding sequence ATGTCAAATCCAGATTCAAAACTTCCGTATTTAGAAATCATTGAATGGGTGGAACCTGACCCCAATCTGCTAATGTGGAAAGTTCCTGACCAAGATAAAGAAATAAAAAATGGAGCAAAGCTCATTGTACGCGAAAGCCAATCCGTTCTTTTCTTAAATGAAGGTAATATCGCCGATATTTTCACAGCAGGCACACATTCGCTTTCCACTCAAAATATACCTATTCTTTCCAAACTTAAAGGCTGGAAGTACGGTTTTGAAAGTCCATTCAAGGCAGATGTCTATTATTTTTCAACCAAACAATTTGTAAACCTCAAATGGGGAACGCCTGCTCCTGTGCTGATGCGTGATTCACAATTTGGACAGGTACGAGTACGTGCATTTGGGTCGTACAATGTAAAAATAGCTGATATCGCCAAGTTTTTTAAAGAATACGCCGGCACATATCCTTTATTAACGGTTTTTGAACTGGAAGCACAACTTCGTGACTTTATCGCTCCAAAATTTGGGGAAGCTCTTTCCAATACTAATCTTTCGGTTGTAGATGTTGCAGGAAATATGACCGATTTGAGCAATAAAATCCGTCCGATGATTGAGCCTTATTTCTCTGACTTCGGAATTGAAATAACGCAATTCACGGTGAGCTCCGTCACTCTTCCTCAAGAAGTCACAGAGTTTTATGACAAGGCCACAAGTATGAATATTATTGGCGATATGAATCGTTTTCAGCAATTTAACACTGCTAATGCCATTGGCAACGACCGCAGCAATCTTAATTCAAGCGTAAAAGAAGGCGTAGCAATGGGAATGATGATGGGAACGATGCAACAACAAATGCAACAAAATCAGTCGGTAAACAGCGATGAGCCAACAACAAAACTTCAAAAACTCAAAACGCTTTTTGAAAACGGACTTATCGATGAAGAAGAATACAAAGCAAAAAAAGCTGAAATTTTAGCGAATTTTTAA
- a CDS encoding suppressor of fused domain protein: MTEKQILKKIDAWDENDNIQAIIDFIENLPVEQRSTAVLSELGRAYNNFYWLDQTAGNEKYLQKAIEVFKYLEEELGDTASWNYRIGYSYFYLNNSELAKKHFLKERELQGCGNDVETYLACIEYAQEKGISPVDVYNGGRENVQYPLERFLNFLEKKAPKLRTLLAKGASDAELENFEKQIGVKLPGAYKELYRTFNGQTEIVPFFATDSQHFVSLSEVAEVQERWLNFVKEHYGENWKNVTLSEEVFFDEEDIKNTLFNKKWIPILAGERFFICMDLDPKQEEFSGQIICVMLNEDINNFEVGYLYNDIKDWLGFIIRNLQSGQLAYNAESNQLEFVENENYEDWAYYTEEERVALENYIEKSFGKFDEVLHELESPDIHCDIYIIKPTPERNYYTLVTGGMGAFQMYTPEGYSSSPFAELVINLPPTWNVQSQDEKDYWPIRWLKNLARLPIHHQTYLGYGHTIPTGEALEGTNFDCLMLIGAVTQSEDGEETQWAMAELPSGKAVGFFYLVPLYPEETQFKLDQSADDLLDKFEVADVAYPPVVDINRINVCEGYEAMEIPNLLDDIAWAFNDRFYGSLMHFWEAVQEYNADIENDLEDFTPFATIFNSSKVMMMYEAYIKSEKDILENERLLNPETFDDPDEDGMYYARILAEIESEDRDYFGALNLLRHIHNTLRNKDLGDHIFFEGFDLESYQEDGTPVIYLNLGS; this comes from the coding sequence ATGACAGAAAAACAAATCTTGAAAAAAATTGATGCTTGGGACGAAAACGACAACATCCAAGCCATTATTGATTTCATAGAAAATCTTCCTGTGGAACAGCGTTCTACCGCCGTTTTGAGCGAACTCGGAAGGGCTTACAATAACTTTTACTGGCTCGACCAAACAGCCGGAAACGAAAAATATCTGCAAAAAGCAATCGAAGTTTTTAAATATCTGGAAGAAGAACTCGGCGACACGGCTTCGTGGAATTACCGCATCGGATATTCGTATTTTTACCTAAATAACAGCGAATTAGCCAAAAAACATTTCCTCAAAGAACGAGAACTGCAAGGTTGCGGAAACGATGTGGAAACCTACTTGGCTTGCATCGAATACGCTCAAGAAAAAGGCATTTCGCCCGTAGATGTTTACAATGGCGGAAGAGAAAACGTGCAGTATCCGCTGGAGCGTTTCTTAAACTTTTTAGAGAAAAAAGCACCTAAATTACGCACTCTTCTTGCCAAAGGAGCTTCCGATGCCGAGTTGGAAAACTTTGAAAAACAAATCGGTGTGAAACTTCCCGGTGCTTACAAGGAACTCTATCGCACATTTAACGGTCAAACGGAAATTGTGCCGTTTTTCGCTACAGACAGTCAGCATTTCGTTTCGCTGAGTGAAGTGGCTGAAGTTCAAGAAAGATGGCTAAATTTCGTAAAAGAACATTATGGTGAAAATTGGAAAAACGTAACGCTTTCCGAAGAAGTTTTCTTTGATGAAGAAGACATCAAAAATACGCTTTTCAACAAAAAATGGATTCCGATTTTAGCCGGAGAACGATTCTTCATTTGTATGGATTTAGACCCAAAACAAGAAGAATTCTCTGGGCAAATCATCTGCGTAATGCTCAATGAAGACATCAATAACTTTGAGGTAGGTTATCTTTATAACGACATCAAAGATTGGTTAGGTTTCATTATTCGCAACTTGCAATCAGGACAATTGGCGTACAATGCTGAAAGTAACCAACTTGAGTTCGTTGAAAATGAAAATTACGAAGATTGGGCTTATTACACGGAAGAGGAACGTGTAGCTTTGGAAAATTACATTGAAAAGTCTTTCGGTAAATTTGATGAGGTTTTGCACGAATTAGAATCGCCTGATATTCATTGCGATATATACATTATAAAACCAACGCCTGAACGAAATTACTACACTTTGGTAACGGGCGGTATGGGAGCTTTCCAGATGTACACTCCGGAAGGTTATTCATCGTCACCGTTTGCTGAATTGGTTATCAACCTTCCTCCTACTTGGAATGTTCAAAGTCAGGATGAAAAAGATTATTGGCCTATCCGTTGGCTAAAAAATTTGGCTCGTTTGCCTATTCACCACCAAACCTACTTAGGATATGGGCATACTATCCCAACAGGCGAGGCTTTGGAAGGCACAAATTTTGATTGTTTAATGCTTATCGGAGCAGTTACGCAAAGTGAAGATGGTGAGGAAACACAATGGGCAATGGCTGAACTACCTTCAGGAAAGGCCGTCGGATTCTTCTATTTGGTACCACTTTATCCAGAAGAAACGCAGTTCAAACTTGACCAATCGGCAGATGATTTGCTGGATAAATTTGAAGTCGCCGATGTTGCTTATCCGCCTGTGGTAGATATCAATCGTATCAATGTTTGCGAAGGTTACGAGGCTATGGAAATTCCGAATTTGTTGGACGATATTGCGTGGGCATTTAACGACCGTTTTTATGGTTCATTGATGCATTTCTGGGAAGCTGTGCAAGAATATAACGCTGATATTGAAAATGATTTGGAAGATTTCACTCCTTTTGCTACGATTTTCAACAGTTCCAAAGTGATGATGATGTACGAGGCTTACATCAAAAGTGAGAAGGATATTTTGGAAAATGAACGCTTGCTTAATCCGGAAACCTTCGATGACCCGGACGAAGACGGAATGTATTACGCTCGCATATTGGCAGAAATTGAGAGTGAAGACCGCGATTATTTCGGAGCTTTGAATTTGCTTCGTCATATTCACAACACATTACGCAACAAGGATTTAGGAGACCATATTTTCTTTGAAGGCTTCGATTTGGAATCCTATCAGGAAGATGGAACACCTGTAATCTACTTGAATTTAGGAAGTTAA
- a CDS encoding DUF6707 family protein, protein MNIPFEKIEPFCSTKKQQKNLEKLKKKFSIKNAINRETLSDLIDSLFICEKYEPLLALLPEVLSVPFEEDFLIWGDVESYLAVIATIPNITSDQRKAIFEHYKSVTEYQSTKKAQEGLNYYFHRILSLNKVRDYQKAVVEAIEEEDFSYEYAMRLGLLKEANQVKLISEFVDFKTLQFPQWLEAPYFENREMLQNHMDKIINQELKSLKEKRLAKYL, encoded by the coding sequence ATGAATATTCCTTTTGAAAAAATAGAACCTTTCTGTAGCACTAAAAAGCAACAAAAGAATTTAGAAAAACTCAAGAAGAAGTTTTCCATAAAAAATGCAATAAACAGGGAAACACTATCCGATTTGATAGACAGCCTTTTCATTTGTGAAAAATACGAACCGCTTTTGGCTTTACTTCCCGAAGTTTTGAGCGTACCTTTTGAAGAAGATTTCCTCATTTGGGGCGATGTAGAATCGTATTTAGCCGTCATTGCTACAATTCCGAACATTACTTCCGACCAACGGAAAGCTATTTTTGAACATTACAAAAGCGTTACTGAATACCAAAGTACCAAAAAAGCACAAGAAGGTTTGAATTACTATTTTCATCGGATTTTGTCGCTCAATAAGGTTAGGGATTACCAAAAAGCAGTTGTGGAAGCTATTGAGGAAGAAGATTTTAGCTATGAATATGCGATGCGTTTAGGGCTTTTGAAAGAAGCAAACCAAGTAAAACTTATCAGCGAGTTTGTTGATTTCAAAACTTTGCAATTTCCGCAGTGGTTGGAAGCTCCTTATTTTGAAAATCGGGAAATGTTGCAGAATCATATGGATAAAATCATCAATCAAGAATTAAAATCACTGAAAGAAAAACGATTAGCTAAATATCTTTAA